A section of the Ovis canadensis isolate MfBH-ARS-UI-01 breed Bighorn chromosome 1, ARS-UI_OviCan_v2, whole genome shotgun sequence genome encodes:
- the TRPM8 gene encoding transient receptor potential cation channel subfamily M member 8 isoform X2: MDSLGLFYFIAGIVFRLHPSNKTSLYSGRVIFCLDYIIFTLRLIHIFTVSRNLGPKIIMLQRMLIDVFFFLFLFAVWMVAFGVARQGILRQNEHRWRWIFRSVIYEPYLAMFGQVPSDVDGTTYDFSHCTFTGNESKPLCVELDEHNLPRFPEWITIPLVCIYMLSTNILLVNLLVAMFGYTVGTVQENNDQVWKFQRYFLVQEYCSRLNIPFPFVVFAYFYKVVKKCFRCCCRERNTEPSACCFRNEDNMTLAWEGVMKENYLVKINTKASDSSEEIKHRFRQLDTKLNDLKGILKEIANKIK; this comes from the exons ATGGATTCACTCGGGCTTTTCTACTTCATAGCGGGAATCGTGTTTCG GCTCCACCCTTCTAACAAAACCTCACTGTACTCGGGACGAGTGATTTTTTGCCTGGATTACATTATATTCACCCTAAGGTTGATTCACATTTTCACGGTCAGCAGAAATTTAGGACCCAAGATTATAATGTTGCAGAGGATG CTGATCGACGTGTTCTTCTTCCTGTTCCTCTTTGCCGTGTGGATGGTGGCCTTCGGTGTGGCCAGGCAGGGGATCCTTAGACAGAACGAGCATCGCTGGAGGTGGATCTTCCGCTCAGTCATCTATGAGCCCTACCTGGCCATGTTTGGCCAAGTGCCCAGCGATGTGGACG GCACCACGTACGACTTCTCCCACTGCACCTTCACCGGGAATGAGTCCAAGCCCCTGTGCGTGGAGCTGGACGAGCACAACCTGCCCCGCTTCCCCGAGTGGATCACCATCCCCCTGGTGTGCATCTACATGCTGTCCACCAACATCCTGCTGGTCAACCTGCTGGTCGCCATGTTCGG TTACACCGTGGGCACAGTCCAGGAAAACAACGACCAGgtctggaagttccagaggtacTTCCTGGTGCAGGAATACTGCAGCCGCCTCAACATCCCCTTCCCCTTCGTGGTCTTTGCCTACTTCTACAAGGTGGTCAAGAAGTGCTTCCGGTGCTGCTGCAGAGAGAGGAACACGGAGCCCTCCGCCTGCT GtttcagaaatgaagacaacATGACTCTGGCTTGGGAGGGTGTCATGAAAGAAAATTACCTCGTCAAGATCAACACAAAAGCCAGCGACTCGTCAGAGGA AATAAAGCATCGTTTTAGACAGCTGGATACAAAG